A window of the Ostrea edulis chromosome 1, xbOstEdul1.1, whole genome shotgun sequence genome harbors these coding sequences:
- the LOC125680651 gene encoding NADH dehydrogenase (ubiquinone) complex I, assembly factor 6-like — translation MAASLKAISRGYGFSKTSFSKLKTVQIPDLQLRRHAAVVRNIPPKSFNYCYGLIREYDYENFLCILLLNRNIRASAIVIRAFNVEVAKVADSVTDPFRGLGRFQFWKDALDEVYNPKGKIPQTPVVQLINWVANDFNISKSWLSRLIEARASNPMSQFKTLEDLDNYYEQVVSSVYYMLLELHGTKDVQADHAASHLGRCYGIVSLLKATPSQLSKGRVLFPHDLLAKHSVSQEDIKRGTNVKGVNDVVFDIASVAKQHLDKARSLKGNVPKQVVPVFLPSVFCDDYLTNLQRVDFNVFDPVLNRKRFIYHKLLLQRFRKTY, via the exons ATGGCAGCCTCCTTGAAAGCAATCTCCAGAGGCTATGGATTTAGTAAAACTTCTTTTTCGAAACTGAAAACTGTACAAATACCTGATTTGCAACTCAGAAGACATGCAGCAGTTGTCCGTAACATACCACCCAAAAGTTTCAATTACTGTTACGGTCTAATAAG GGAATATGATTATGAGAATTTTCTTTGTATTCTACTTCTAAATCGAAACATTCGAGCTTCAGCCATTGTTATACGAGCATTTAACGTTGAAGTAGCCAAG GTAGCCGACAGTGTGACAGATCCATTCAGGGGACTAGGCAGGTTCCAGTTCTGGAAGGATGCATTAGATGAAGTCTATAACCCAAAG GGAAAAATACCCCAAACTCCAGTTGTTCAGCTAATAAATTGG GTAGCTAACGATTTCAACATCTCCAAATCATGGCTGTCAAGACTGATAGAAGCAAGG GCATCCAATCCCATGAGTCAATTCAAGACGTTGGAGGACTTGGACAATTATTACGAACAAGTGGTGTCCTCAGTGTATTATATGCTTCTTGAATTACATG gCACCAAAGATGTACAAGCAGATCATGCAGCTAGTCATCTGGGTCGTTGCTATGGTATTGTGTCATTGCTAAAGGCCACCCCTTCTCAGTTGTCAAAAGGACGTGTCTTGTTTCCTCACGATTTACTGGCAAAG catTCAGTATCTCAAGAGGATATCAAACGAGGAACAAATGTGAAAGGTGTTAATGATGTTGTATTCGACATAGCAAGTGTTGCAAAACAGCATTTAGATAAG GCTAGATCTCTGAAAGGAAATGTTCCTAAACAAGTTGTACCTGTGTTTCTACCTTCT GTGTTTTGTGACGATTATCTTACGAACTTACAGAGAGTTGACTTTAATGTGTTTGATCCAGTGCTGAACAGGAAGAGGTTTATATACCACAAACTTTTACTGCAGAGATTTAGAAAAACCTACTGA